A genome region from Methanobacterium subterraneum includes the following:
- a CDS encoding ArsR/SmtB family transcription factor — MDLELLLDVMGCKTRRDILDLLRDEPRFVSQISRELEIGQKAIIEHLRAMEEAGLLSSNFQKIERGRPRKYYDISNDVEFQIFMSQGTIRVKSPGHEFQELQILEEKARLGEDVSSELENLIQNYDEAKKHAKILLRQVDERKRAIKIRSLNLPVMFGREESSNEEP, encoded by the coding sequence ATGGATTTAGAATTATTACTGGATGTAATGGGCTGCAAAACCCGCAGGGACATACTTGACTTATTACGGGATGAGCCTCGTTTTGTCAGCCAGATATCTCGGGAACTGGAGATAGGTCAGAAGGCCATCATCGAACACCTGAGGGCCATGGAAGAAGCAGGCCTTTTAAGCTCTAATTTCCAGAAAATAGAACGAGGAAGGCCCAGGAAATATTATGACATTTCCAATGATGTGGAATTCCAGATATTCATGAGCCAGGGTACCATCCGTGTTAAATCACCTGGTCATGAGTTCCAGGAACTGCAAATATTAGAGGAAAAAGCCCGACTAGGGGAAGATGTTTCATCAGAACTGGAAAACCTCATCCAAAACTATGATGAGGCCAAAAAACACGCAAAAATCCTTTTACGTCAGGTGGATGAAAGAAAAAGAGCCATAAAAATACGTTCCTTGAATCTCCCAGTGATGTTTGGGAGGGAAGAATCCTCCAATGAAGAACCATAG
- the grpE gene encoding nucleotide exchange factor GrpE, translating into MTDKKDVGKMQDELNELKSEIQKKDDEIKEKEEEITSKDEKIEQYHERLLRLQADFDNFKKRTEKELSDQIHYANEKLILKILDSYEDLERALKSGESHDLHEGVEMIYQNLKNILEGEGLEIIPTEGEKFDPFEHEALMAEAHEDFKNGEVIEELCKGYKLNSKVIKYSKVKVCKKND; encoded by the coding sequence ATGACAGATAAAAAAGATGTTGGCAAGATGCAGGATGAACTGAATGAATTAAAGTCAGAGATCCAGAAAAAAGATGATGAAATCAAGGAGAAGGAAGAGGAAATCACCAGCAAAGATGAAAAGATAGAACAATACCATGAACGGCTATTAAGACTTCAGGCTGATTTTGATAACTTTAAAAAACGAACCGAAAAGGAGTTAAGTGATCAAATTCATTACGCCAATGAAAAACTCATACTTAAAATATTAGACTCCTATGAAGACCTGGAAAGAGCCCTCAAGTCCGGTGAATCCCATGACCTCCATGAAGGAGTGGAAATGATCTACCAGAACCTCAAAAACATCCTAGAAGGAGAAGGCCTGGAAATAATCCCTACTGAAGGGGAAAAATTCGACCCATTTGAGCATGAAGCACTCATGGCCGAAGCCCATGAAGACTTTAAGAATGGAGAAGTTATTGAAGAACTCTGTAAAGGTTACAAATTAAATTCTAAGGTTATAAAGTATTCTAAAGTTAAAGTTTGTAAAAAAAATGATTGA
- the dnaK gene encoding molecular chaperone DnaK, translating to MAKTEKIIGIDLGTSNSAAAVLVGGKPTIIPSAEGATQYGKSFPSYVAFTDDGQRLVGEPARRQAVTNPEKTITAIKRQMGTSYKVDISGKQYTPQEISAFILQKIKKDAEAFLGEEVKKAVITVPAYFDDNQRTATKDAGTIAGLDVVRLVNEPTAASLAYGIDKSSDDELEIMVFDFGGGTLDVTIMEFGGGVFEVRSTSGDTKLGGTDMDATVMNYLAEEFKKDTGVDIMNDDQAVQRLREAAEKAKIELSTTLTTEINLPFITATQDGPKHLTHTLTRAKLEELVDSIIKRCSSPMEQALSDAKMSKSDVDKIILVGGPTRMPIVQKFVEDYIGKPVERGIDPMECVAVGAAIQGGVLAGEIKDLVLLDVTPLSLGIETLGGVFTKLIERNTTIPTKKSQVFTTAADSQTSVDIHVLQGERSVATGNTTLGRFQLIGIPPAPRGMPQIEVTFDIDANGILNVSAKDMGTGKEQAITITAPNKLSEDEIDQKIREAEQHAEEDKKRQEEVEIRNNADSMIYTAEKTLDELGDKVQADQKTKIEGLIKELREVIGGDDLDAIKSKNEELTKVVQEVGAAIYQQAQQEQAQQQQQGQDAQGQPGQDPKDDDSVDADYEVKK from the coding sequence ATGGCTAAAACAGAAAAAATTATAGGAATTGACTTGGGAACCAGTAACTCTGCTGCTGCAGTGCTGGTGGGTGGTAAACCAACCATCATCCCCAGTGCAGAGGGAGCTACCCAGTACGGTAAATCATTCCCCAGCTACGTCGCCTTCACTGATGATGGTCAACGCCTGGTGGGAGAACCTGCCAGAAGACAGGCTGTAACCAACCCGGAAAAAACCATCACCGCCATCAAAAGGCAGATGGGTACCAGTTACAAGGTAGATATCTCAGGTAAACAGTACACACCACAGGAAATCTCAGCCTTCATCCTGCAAAAGATTAAAAAGGATGCTGAAGCGTTCCTAGGGGAGGAAGTGAAAAAGGCAGTTATCACCGTGCCCGCTTACTTCGACGACAACCAGAGAACCGCAACCAAAGACGCGGGAACCATTGCCGGACTGGACGTGGTGCGACTGGTCAACGAACCAACTGCCGCCAGCCTAGCCTACGGTATTGACAAATCCAGTGATGATGAACTGGAAATCATGGTTTTCGACTTCGGAGGAGGTACACTGGATGTGACCATCATGGAATTCGGAGGCGGAGTCTTTGAAGTTAGATCCACCAGTGGGGACACCAAACTAGGTGGAACTGACATGGATGCCACAGTCATGAATTACCTGGCAGAGGAGTTCAAAAAAGACACCGGTGTGGACATCATGAACGATGACCAGGCCGTGCAGAGGTTAAGAGAAGCTGCTGAAAAGGCCAAAATCGAACTATCAACCACCCTAACCACTGAAATCAACCTACCATTCATAACCGCAACGCAAGACGGGCCAAAACACTTGACCCACACCCTAACCCGGGCTAAACTGGAAGAACTGGTTGATTCCATCATCAAACGCTGCTCCAGCCCAATGGAACAGGCCTTATCCGATGCTAAAATGTCTAAAAGTGATGTGGATAAGATCATCCTTGTGGGAGGACCTACTAGGATGCCCATTGTCCAGAAATTCGTGGAAGACTACATCGGTAAACCAGTAGAACGAGGAATTGACCCCATGGAATGTGTGGCTGTGGGAGCAGCAATTCAGGGAGGAGTACTCGCTGGAGAAATCAAAGACTTGGTCCTTCTGGATGTAACTCCATTATCCCTGGGTATTGAAACTCTGGGAGGAGTGTTCACCAAATTAATTGAACGAAACACCACCATACCCACCAAGAAGAGCCAGGTGTTCACCACCGCTGCAGACAGCCAAACTTCAGTAGATATACATGTCCTGCAAGGTGAACGATCAGTGGCCACTGGAAACACCACCCTGGGAAGGTTCCAGCTGATAGGAATTCCACCAGCACCAAGAGGAATGCCACAGATCGAGGTAACCTTCGATATAGATGCCAACGGTATTCTCAATGTATCTGCCAAGGACATGGGAACTGGTAAAGAACAGGCCATTACCATCACCGCACCTAACAAGTTATCAGAGGACGAAATTGACCAGAAAATCCGGGAAGCTGAACAGCACGCTGAAGAGGATAAGAAGCGCCAGGAAGAAGTGGAAATCCGGAACAACGCCGATTCAATGATCTACACCGCCGAGAAAACCCTGGATGAACTGGGTGACAAAGTCCAGGCCGACCAGAAAACCAAGATCGAAGGACTGATCAAAGAACTACGTGAAGTTATTGGTGGAGATGATCTGGATGCCATTAAGAGCAAAAATGAAGAGCTGACTAAAGTTGTGCAGGAAGTTGGAGCTGCTATTTACCAGCAAGCCCAGCAAGAACAGGCTCAACAACAACAGCAAGGTCAGGATGCTCAGGGGCAACCCGGTCAGGATCCTAAGGATGACGACTCCGTCGATGCCGACTATGAGGTAAAAAAATAG
- the dnaJ gene encoding molecular chaperone DnaJ produces the protein MAEKRDYYEVLGVEKGATKKDIKKAYRKLAMEYHPDVSEDPEAGEKFKEISEAYAVLSDEEKKNTYDQYGHAGMGGFSQEDIFNNINFEDIFRGFGFGGSRGGGGAGGFESIFDLFGFGGGRRSGPQQGDDVLYEMKITLEDAAHGLEEDIAVPHKKTCPHCNGSKAEPGTESRTCDVCGGSGQVRQVQNTPLGQFATIRPCSACRGEGKIIDSPCHECHGKGIVRQKSTIHVKIPAGVEDGSRLRVPGEGDVGKRGGPPGDLYVLIRVKPHQYFQREGANLHYEKSISFVQATMGDKVDVPTIDGEVELKIPAGTQTGTSFRIKGHGMPHLRWNGKGNLYVKVKIVTPRKLSPRQKELLEEFAEVSGDEIYHEEKGFFDKVKDAINH, from the coding sequence ATGGCAGAGAAGCGCGATTATTACGAAGTCCTGGGAGTGGAGAAAGGAGCCACTAAGAAAGATATTAAAAAGGCCTACCGTAAACTGGCCATGGAATATCACCCTGATGTCAGCGAAGACCCCGAAGCAGGTGAAAAATTCAAAGAAATCAGTGAAGCTTACGCAGTGCTATCTGACGAAGAGAAGAAAAATACCTACGACCAGTACGGCCATGCGGGAATGGGAGGATTCAGTCAGGAAGACATATTTAACAATATTAACTTCGAAGATATTTTCCGTGGCTTCGGATTCGGAGGAAGCCGTGGCGGTGGGGGAGCAGGTGGTTTTGAGAGCATATTCGATCTTTTTGGATTTGGAGGAGGTCGTCGTAGCGGACCACAGCAGGGCGATGATGTGCTATATGAAATGAAGATCACCCTAGAAGACGCAGCCCACGGTCTGGAAGAGGACATTGCAGTCCCTCATAAAAAAACCTGTCCCCATTGTAATGGATCAAAAGCCGAACCTGGAACAGAAAGCAGGACTTGCGATGTCTGTGGAGGTAGTGGTCAGGTCAGACAGGTGCAAAACACCCCATTAGGCCAGTTCGCCACTATACGTCCATGCAGTGCCTGCCGTGGTGAGGGGAAAATAATAGACAGCCCCTGCCATGAATGTCATGGTAAAGGTATTGTAAGACAAAAGAGCACCATCCACGTGAAAATACCTGCAGGAGTAGAGGATGGATCCCGTCTGCGAGTTCCTGGTGAAGGAGATGTTGGTAAACGTGGCGGACCCCCTGGAGATCTTTACGTTCTCATCAGGGTGAAACCACACCAGTACTTCCAGAGGGAAGGAGCCAACCTCCACTATGAAAAATCAATAAGCTTTGTCCAGGCCACCATGGGAGATAAAGTTGATGTTCCCACCATTGATGGAGAAGTGGAGCTTAAAATACCGGCCGGAACCCAGACCGGAACATCATTCCGAATTAAAGGCCATGGAATGCCCCATTTAAGATGGAATGGTAAGGGTAATCTGTACGTGAAGGTTAAGATTGTCACTCCCCGTAAACTCAGCCCCCGTCAGAAGGAACTCCTGGAAGAGTTCGCGGAGGTCAGTGGTGATGAGATATACCATGAAGAGAAGGGGTTTTTTGACAAAGTGAAGGATGCCATTAACCACTAA
- a CDS encoding carboxymuconolactone decarboxylase family protein — MQDENHDINVEEIIGKIDGYFGFVPKIFQVLSENPPALKTFFDKVEVMMVDEALSPLTKEFVSIGAAAALGSAHCLRTHLEVAREFGASQEQLLLAILLGTTITETTALSKSLRVYEDFCTSKK; from the coding sequence GTGCAAGATGAAAATCATGACATAAATGTGGAAGAAATAATAGGGAAAATAGATGGTTATTTTGGTTTCGTGCCTAAAATATTCCAGGTTTTATCAGAGAACCCACCTGCCCTAAAAACATTTTTCGACAAAGTTGAAGTTATGATGGTAGATGAAGCCCTTTCCCCCCTTACCAAGGAATTTGTGTCCATTGGAGCTGCCGCTGCTCTGGGATCAGCCCACTGCCTCCGCACCCACCTAGAGGTAGCCCGGGAATTCGGAGCCAGCCAGGAACAGCTGCTACTGGCCATCTTACTGGGCACCACCATCACTGAAACCACCGCACTTTCCAAATCATTACGAGTCTATGAAGACTTTTGCACAAGCAAAAAATGA
- a CDS encoding DedA family protein, whose protein sequence is MFASTLSGLEGFIISHGAWAVFTGSILEQIVTPIPSSLVVLGSSFIIMKGTVLSSGSLEMMFLNITLPAALGVTMGSLLYYGICYKIGTPFVERAGKYMGVSVEDLENVEKRIKESRYENLFLFAARCIPVIPSIAISLFCGMIKYNPRNYVLITFSGALVQASILGIIGWQFGSFYLTISESLSFIDNIILLIIIVAFILLIIKNKRDK, encoded by the coding sequence ATGTTTGCCAGTACATTATCCGGTTTAGAAGGATTTATTATCAGCCACGGGGCTTGGGCAGTGTTTACTGGATCAATATTGGAACAGATAGTAACCCCTATTCCCTCTAGTTTGGTGGTTTTAGGATCTAGCTTTATAATAATGAAAGGAACGGTATTATCTTCAGGATCACTGGAAATGATGTTTTTAAACATAACCCTTCCCGCTGCACTGGGGGTGACCATGGGTTCATTGTTATACTATGGGATTTGTTACAAAATTGGCACTCCCTTTGTGGAACGAGCTGGAAAATACATGGGAGTTTCTGTGGAAGATCTGGAGAATGTTGAGAAGCGGATAAAAGAAAGCAGATATGAAAACTTGTTTCTCTTTGCAGCCAGGTGCATACCGGTAATACCCAGCATTGCAATCAGTCTTTTCTGTGGTATGATAAAGTACAATCCCCGAAACTATGTTTTAATAACCTTTTCCGGTGCTCTGGTGCAGGCATCTATTTTGGGAATCATAGGATGGCAGTTTGGAAGTTTTTATCTCACCATATCGGAGAGTTTATCATTTATAGACAATATAATTCTGTTAATAATAATTGTAGCGTTTATTTTACTAATTATTAAGAATAAAAGGGATAAATAA
- a CDS encoding DUF308 domain-containing protein, whose translation MQKNSMAIILIILGLIVLAVPMLGLVPLSVLTGLGVAFLGMGLILAGLGDRKVSSGLGLLEIILGIIALVLGLGFILNPGLFSFVAGLLVYMAGLFLIIVGIVAVFTKAGGNRWNGVVAIIIGLIYLIFGYIISDPVWLGVLIGLWLLLTGILMFFQKD comes from the coding sequence TTGCAGAAAAATTCTATGGCCATAATATTGATAATTTTAGGTTTAATAGTTTTGGCCGTTCCAATGCTGGGATTAGTCCCACTTAGTGTGCTTACAGGTTTAGGAGTGGCATTCCTTGGTATGGGGCTGATATTGGCTGGTTTGGGTGACAGGAAAGTGAGTAGTGGTCTGGGACTCCTGGAAATAATTTTAGGAATCATCGCCCTGGTACTGGGCCTTGGATTTATCCTTAATCCCGGTCTTTTCAGCTTCGTGGCGGGATTACTGGTTTATATGGCAGGTTTATTCCTGATCATCGTAGGTATAGTTGCTGTATTTACTAAAGCTGGTGGTAATCGTTGGAATGGAGTTGTAGCCATAATAATAGGGTTAATATACCTTATATTCGGATACATCATATCAGATCCAGTCTGGTTAGGTGTGCTTATCGGATTATGGTTACTTTTAACTGGAATTTTGATGTTTTTCCAAAAAGATTAA
- a CDS encoding DUF1622 domain-containing protein: MIFALDFTTNIVMALGFFIAADLIKSILQTPPQ; encoded by the coding sequence TTGATATTTGCCCTTGATTTCACCACTAACATAGTAATGGCTCTGGGATTTTTCATAGCTGCGGACCTAATCAAAAGCATACTTCAAACACCCCCCCAATGA
- the map gene encoding type II methionyl aminopeptidase, whose translation MIDMYQKAGKIVKDVRELAVDEVHEGMKVLSLINLIESEIIKRGGFPAFPCNISINEVTAHYTSPPGDDTLLKEGDLVKIDLGAHFDGFIADSATTVMIGSGEGPYKSGEKVYTPEKQVEMIETAKHALEVAISNIRPGAELGKIGEAVEDYVKSQGYLTVANLTGHSMDRWILHSGLSVPNIKEKNHHQIEEGDVLAIEPFITDGVGVVGDMKDTFIFRFLRDRPLRLAPARKLLDLIKMKYANLPFAQRWLKEEPGIRQLNPAMRQLISSRAIYPYHVLREKSGARVAQAEHTVIVEGDGCTVITE comes from the coding sequence ATGATAGACATGTACCAAAAAGCAGGCAAAATTGTAAAAGATGTTAGAGAACTGGCAGTTGATGAAGTTCATGAAGGAATGAAAGTTTTAAGTCTGATAAACCTCATTGAATCAGAAATTATTAAAAGAGGAGGTTTCCCAGCTTTTCCATGTAACATATCCATAAATGAGGTTACAGCCCATTACACCTCACCTCCCGGGGATGATACCCTCCTTAAAGAAGGAGATTTGGTGAAAATTGACTTAGGGGCCCATTTTGATGGTTTCATTGCTGATTCAGCTACTACTGTGATGATCGGATCAGGAGAAGGTCCTTACAAATCTGGAGAGAAAGTTTACACCCCTGAAAAACAGGTTGAAATGATTGAAACGGCTAAGCATGCCCTCGAAGTTGCCATTAGTAACATCAGACCCGGTGCTGAGCTGGGCAAAATTGGTGAAGCAGTGGAAGATTATGTAAAATCCCAGGGTTATTTAACCGTAGCCAATCTAACTGGTCACAGTATGGATCGATGGATTCTCCATTCAGGGTTATCTGTACCCAATATTAAGGAAAAAAATCATCATCAAATAGAAGAAGGGGATGTTCTTGCCATAGAACCTTTTATAACTGATGGTGTTGGTGTGGTTGGGGACATGAAAGATACTTTTATCTTCAGATTCCTCCGAGACCGACCTCTGCGCCTGGCTCCAGCCAGAAAGTTACTTGATCTGATAAAAATGAAGTATGCAAACCTTCCTTTTGCTCAGAGATGGTTAAAGGAAGAACCAGGTATACGTCAATTGAATCCAGCCATGAGGCAACTTATCTCTTCAAGGGCAATCTATCCTTACCATGTTCTCCGTGAGAAGAGTGGGGCTAGGGTGGCCCAGGCTGAACATACGGTTATTGTGGAAGGAGATGGATGTACCGTTATAACTGAATAG
- a CDS encoding zinc ribbon domain-containing protein yields MLQKKIPENVIFCGECGARNPINAKFCSECGLNIDKKSDDQSLNGEMNSSGEKSLELTPAESYLILYLDSSNLATDNAHGKELLKLTMKDLLARKVIKIDSREEKRFLSTKNVQKIGKGENFDTDLKPHEEIFTSPLSKNPELDLKKYFKKMLKPFKSRLTGPSFSKYKTDFVMPILIEKGYVLLVKKKGIVSPAKYELTGSGVGIKNRINDIFKDSDNLFQWADSNPEKAKAFLSAVGTHIFILPYDMDQLLSLKNRLANVKTKTSKFYPYLLYPVSFLIGMKMGGRNASKKREDLFDYDDSFDLFDMDVFDGLDDFIIDSFDDVFDSFDDICDSFEGGDNDGFDW; encoded by the coding sequence ATGTTGCAGAAAAAAATTCCTGAAAATGTGATTTTTTGTGGTGAGTGTGGTGCTCGAAACCCCATTAATGCTAAATTCTGCAGTGAATGCGGGCTTAATATTGATAAAAAATCTGATGATCAATCCTTAAATGGGGAAATGAATTCCTCTGGAGAAAAATCTTTGGAATTAACACCCGCGGAATCGTATTTGATCTTATATTTGGATTCTTCAAATTTAGCTACTGATAATGCTCATGGAAAAGAATTGTTAAAATTAACAATGAAGGATCTTTTAGCACGTAAAGTTATCAAAATCGATTCTCGCGAGGAAAAGAGGTTTTTGTCCACTAAAAATGTTCAAAAGATAGGAAAGGGAGAAAACTTTGACACGGATCTCAAGCCCCATGAAGAAATATTTACTTCACCCTTAAGTAAAAATCCTGAATTAGATCTCAAAAAATATTTCAAAAAAATGTTAAAACCGTTTAAATCTCGTTTAACTGGCCCTTCATTTTCAAAGTATAAAACTGATTTTGTAATGCCTATTTTAATTGAAAAAGGATATGTTTTATTGGTTAAGAAGAAGGGTATAGTATCTCCTGCAAAATATGAGCTAACTGGATCTGGTGTGGGAATTAAAAATAGAATAAATGATATATTTAAGGATTCAGATAATTTGTTCCAATGGGCAGATTCCAATCCAGAGAAAGCTAAAGCTTTTTTATCAGCAGTCGGCACGCATATATTCATTCTCCCCTACGACATGGATCAGCTGCTGTCATTGAAAAATAGACTAGCCAATGTTAAGACCAAAACATCAAAATTCTATCCCTACTTACTTTATCCGGTTTCTTTTTTGATTGGAATGAAAATGGGTGGAAGAAATGCATCAAAAAAGAGAGAAGATTTGTTTGATTACGATGATTCCTTTGATCTATTTGACATGGACGTTTTTGATGGATTAGATGATTTTATAATTGACTCATTTGATGATGTTTTTGATTCCTTTGATGATATCTGTGATTCTTTCGAAGGCGGGGATAATGATGGATTTGACTGGTGA
- a CDS encoding tetratricopeptide repeat protein, with translation MEMIFLISGALFLAYAGMLMLYYNIYSKEKKNRPPKLISKGVISLRRGVYEKAYAYFKIAYEYSEKNNDYHNMAEALYHIGLVYREQDDVESAQYFFEESFKIFHENEEEEGVVKTQKSLNYL, from the coding sequence ATGGAAATGATTTTTTTAATTAGTGGGGCGCTGTTTCTAGCCTATGCAGGAATGCTGATGTTGTATTATAACATTTATTCAAAAGAAAAAAAGAATAGGCCACCTAAACTGATTTCAAAAGGTGTGATAAGCCTCAGAAGGGGGGTTTATGAGAAAGCATATGCTTATTTTAAAATTGCTTATGAATATTCTGAAAAGAACAATGATTATCATAATATGGCTGAAGCCCTTTATCACATAGGATTAGTGTACCGGGAGCAGGATGATGTTGAAAGTGCCCAGTACTTTTTTGAAGAATCTTTTAAGATATTCCACGAAAATGAAGAGGAGGAAGGGGTTGTTAAAACCCAAAAATCCCTAAATTATTTGTAA
- the frhB gene encoding coenzyme F420 hydrogenase subunit beta, which produces MVLGTYKEVVAARSTDKQIQKIAQDGGIVSGLFCYALDEKLIDGAVVAGPTDVMWKPEPMVAMSSDEILAAAGTKYTFSPNVWMLKKAVRQYGLEKVGTVAIPCQSMGIRKMQSYPFGVRFLADKIALMLGIFCMENFPYESLRTFISEKAGVDFDLVEKMDIGKGKFWIQTADELLSIPLKETHGYEQNGCKICLDYVAELADVSTGSVGTPDGWSTVFVRTDAGDTIFKQAVEAGVIETKSMDDVKPGLGLLEKLATDKKTKAMKVIDERKAMGLPVPFKGSGEKEDPLANV; this is translated from the coding sequence ATGGTATTAGGAACCTACAAAGAAGTTGTTGCAGCAAGATCAACTGACAAACAGATCCAAAAAATAGCCCAAGACGGAGGAATAGTATCTGGTCTATTCTGCTACGCCCTGGATGAAAAACTCATCGATGGTGCAGTAGTAGCCGGACCAACTGACGTCATGTGGAAACCAGAACCAATGGTAGCCATGTCCTCAGATGAGATACTGGCCGCCGCTGGAACCAAATACACCTTCTCTCCAAACGTCTGGATGCTTAAAAAAGCAGTCCGACAGTACGGTCTAGAAAAAGTTGGTACAGTAGCCATTCCCTGCCAGAGCATGGGAATCAGGAAAATGCAATCCTACCCATTCGGTGTAAGATTCTTAGCAGACAAAATCGCCCTAATGTTGGGTATTTTCTGTATGGAAAACTTCCCATACGAGTCTCTGAGAACTTTCATATCAGAAAAAGCAGGAGTTGACTTTGACCTAGTGGAAAAAATGGATATCGGTAAAGGTAAATTCTGGATCCAAACTGCTGACGAATTACTCAGCATACCACTCAAAGAAACCCACGGATACGAACAGAACGGATGTAAAATCTGTCTAGACTACGTGGCAGAACTAGCTGACGTATCAACTGGCTCAGTGGGAACACCCGATGGCTGGTCCACAGTCTTCGTCAGAACCGATGCCGGTGACACTATATTCAAACAGGCTGTTGAAGCTGGAGTTATTGAAACCAAATCAATGGATGATGTAAAACCAGGTTTAGGCCTACTTGAAAAACTGGCCACCGACAAGAAAACCAAAGCCATGAAAGTAATAGATGAAAGGAAAGCCATGGGCTTACCTGTACCTTTCAAAGGCAGCGGTGAAAAAGAAGACCCATTAGCCAACGTATAG
- the frhG gene encoding coenzyme F420 hydrogenase subunit gamma, producing MLARIKSFFGMEAKPDKNASQEEVEKVAEEKAKPRIGYIHLSGCTGDGMSLTENYDILAPLLTEMVDIVYGQTLVDLWEMPEMDIALVEGSVCLQDEHSLHELKEVREKAGLVVAFGSCAATGCFTRYSRGGQQAQPNHESFVPIADLVKVDLAIPGCPPSPEIIAKTVVAAINGDMDYLQPMMDLAGYTEACGCDLQSKVVNQALCIGCGTCAMACQTRALSMTNGRPELNSDRCIKCGICYVQCPRSWWPAERINQDLGL from the coding sequence ATATTAGCCCGCATTAAATCGTTTTTTGGAATGGAGGCAAAACCTGACAAGAACGCTTCACAAGAGGAGGTTGAAAAAGTGGCTGAAGAAAAAGCTAAACCAAGAATAGGATACATTCACCTGAGTGGATGTACTGGAGATGGAATGTCGTTAACCGAGAATTACGACATCCTCGCACCTTTACTAACTGAAATGGTGGATATAGTTTACGGACAAACCCTGGTAGACCTATGGGAAATGCCTGAAATGGACATAGCCCTGGTTGAAGGATCTGTGTGTCTGCAAGATGAACACAGTTTACATGAACTCAAGGAAGTACGGGAAAAAGCAGGCTTAGTAGTGGCCTTCGGGTCCTGCGCAGCAACTGGTTGTTTCACCCGATACTCACGAGGAGGACAGCAAGCACAGCCAAACCACGAATCATTCGTGCCAATAGCTGATCTGGTAAAAGTGGACCTGGCCATACCTGGCTGCCCGCCATCACCGGAAATAATAGCTAAAACAGTTGTAGCTGCCATAAACGGTGACATGGACTACTTACAGCCCATGATGGACCTGGCTGGTTACACCGAAGCGTGTGGCTGTGACCTGCAGAGCAAAGTGGTAAACCAGGCCCTATGTATAGGATGTGGGACCTGTGCCATGGCCTGCCAGACCAGAGCCCTAAGCATGACCAACGGAAGACCAGAACTGAACAGTGACCGTTGTATTAAATGTGGAATCTGCTACGTGCAGTGCCCACGAAGCTGGTGGCCTGCTGAAAGGATCAACCAGGACTTAGGGTTATAG
- the frhD gene encoding coenzyme F420-reducing hydrogenase, FrhD protein produces MPYSAEIIVVGCGNILFADDGFGPEVIKALGEYSKENPLPDSVMLIDAGTGGPHFVFSLPHEEWKKMIVVDVVQFNAEPGTVRKFSVDEIPKGSYENVHSWPVNEPLHDLADICEVMVIGCKPEHISAPDVEMGLSKSVEDAIPKAIELILKEIRG; encoded by the coding sequence ATGCCATACAGCGCAGAGATAATAGTGGTCGGATGCGGAAACATCCTTTTTGCGGATGACGGATTCGGACCAGAAGTGATAAAAGCACTTGGAGAATACTCTAAGGAAAACCCCTTACCAGATAGTGTCATGTTAATCGATGCCGGTACCGGTGGCCCCCACTTTGTCTTCAGCCTGCCTCATGAAGAATGGAAGAAGATGATAGTGGTGGATGTGGTACAGTTTAATGCAGAACCTGGAACAGTCCGTAAATTCAGTGTTGACGAAATTCCCAAAGGTTCCTACGAAAACGTGCATTCCTGGCCAGTTAACGAACCATTACATGATTTAGCGGATATCTGCGAAGTTATGGTAATTGGATGCAAGCCAGAACATATCTCTGCCCCCGATGTGGAAATGGGGTTAAGCAAAAGTGTGGAAGATGCCATTCCCAAGGCCATTGAACTGATATTAAAGGAAATAAGGGGTTAG